A region of Vigna radiata var. radiata cultivar VC1973A chromosome 10, Vradiata_ver6, whole genome shotgun sequence DNA encodes the following proteins:
- the LOC106776182 gene encoding peptidyl-prolyl cis-trans isomerase CYP95 isoform X1, translating into MFLTCNWNQCLFPVDVVFIQIKGLKKMIKKENSRVFMDVSIDGDPVKRMVFKLLYNVAPMTAENFRALCTGEKGISQNTGKPLHYKGSFFHQIIKGSIVKGGDFVNRNGTGGESIYGSEFPDESPVLKHDAPGLLSMAIANRDTLGSHFIITLKADHHLDGNHVVFGKLVHGRDVLRKIGEMGDEEGHPTVIIKIITCGEYSKDRKRVYKSKMGETNNYETRKKGKHKKSSKDRRKRKRYYSSEFGSSSDCDTESLRSEELWQMVSAMFEDQREESSEAYNQVRLAIGKNKKSSKERRKWRKYYSSESSEAEINKSKMGNNGFSEEINKPEMETDGFSAAHHGTLDKGKRLKYAEEDREWIEIFSESSSDYYNKVSADSDMSSSSGIYS; encoded by the exons ATGTTCTTGACATGCAACTGGAATCAGTGTCTGTTCCCTGTTGATGTAGTGTTCATTCAAATCAAAGG GCTGAAGAAGATGATAAAGAAGGAGAATTCCCGGGTGTTTATGGATGTGTCCATTGATGGGGATCCTGTTAAAAGGATGGTTTTCAAG CTTTTATACAATGTTGCTCCCATGACTGCAGAAAACTTTCGTGCATTATGTACAg GAGAAAAAGGTATCAGTCAAAATACTGGAAAACCACTTCACTACAAGGGTTCTTTCTTCCATCAGATAATAAAAGGTTCTATTGTGAAG GGGGGAGATTTTGTCAATCGAaatg GGACAGGTGGAGAAAGTATATATGGTTCAGAGTTCCCGG ATGAGTCACCTGTGCTGAAGCATGATGCTCCAGGCCTTCTATCAATGGCAATTGCAAACCGTGACACTCTTGGTTCTCATTTTATTATCACCTTGAAAGCCGATCATCATCTTGATGG GAATCATGTAGTCTTTGGGAAGCTTGTACATGGGCGTGATGTATTAAGGAAAATTGGAGAAATGGGTGATGAAGAAGGGCATCCAActgtaattattaaaatcattacATGTGGCGAATATAGTAAGG ATAGAAAGAGGGTATATAAATCAAAAATGGGAGAAACCAATAATTACGAAACTCGGAAGAAGGGAAAACATAAGAAATCTTCAAAAGACcgaaggaaaaggaaaagatacTACTCATCTGAATTTGGGAGCTCTTCAGATTGTGACACAGAATCTTTACGATCAGAG GAACTTTGGCAAATGGTTTCAGCAATGTTTGAAGACCAACGGGAAGAGTCATCCGAAGCTTATAATCAAGTAAGACTGGCGATaggaaaaaataagaaatcttcaaaagagagaaggaaatggAGAAAATACTACTCATCTGAATCTTCAGAAGCCgagataaataaatcaaaaatggGAAATAATGGATTTTCTGAGGAGATAAATAAACCAGAAATGGAAACGGATGGGTTTTCTGCGGCACATCATGGGACATTGGATAAGGGAAAACGTTTAAAATACGCAGAAGAGGACCGGGAATGGATAGAAATCTTCTCAGAAAGCTCTTCAGATTATTACAATAAAGTTTCCGCTGACTCAGATATGTCCTCATCATCCGGCATATATTCTTAA
- the LOC106776182 gene encoding peptidyl-prolyl cis-trans isomerase CYP95 isoform X2: protein MIKKENSRVFMDVSIDGDPVKRMVFKLLYNVAPMTAENFRALCTGEKGISQNTGKPLHYKGSFFHQIIKGSIVKGGDFVNRNGTGGESIYGSEFPDESPVLKHDAPGLLSMAIANRDTLGSHFIITLKADHHLDGNHVVFGKLVHGRDVLRKIGEMGDEEGHPTVIIKIITCGEYSKDRKRVYKSKMGETNNYETRKKGKHKKSSKDRRKRKRYYSSEFGSSSDCDTESLRSEELWQMVSAMFEDQREESSEAYNQVRLAIGKNKKSSKERRKWRKYYSSESSEAEINKSKMGNNGFSEEINKPEMETDGFSAAHHGTLDKGKRLKYAEEDREWIEIFSESSSDYYNKVSADSDMSSSSGIYS from the exons ATGATAAAGAAGGAGAATTCCCGGGTGTTTATGGATGTGTCCATTGATGGGGATCCTGTTAAAAGGATGGTTTTCAAG CTTTTATACAATGTTGCTCCCATGACTGCAGAAAACTTTCGTGCATTATGTACAg GAGAAAAAGGTATCAGTCAAAATACTGGAAAACCACTTCACTACAAGGGTTCTTTCTTCCATCAGATAATAAAAGGTTCTATTGTGAAG GGGGGAGATTTTGTCAATCGAaatg GGACAGGTGGAGAAAGTATATATGGTTCAGAGTTCCCGG ATGAGTCACCTGTGCTGAAGCATGATGCTCCAGGCCTTCTATCAATGGCAATTGCAAACCGTGACACTCTTGGTTCTCATTTTATTATCACCTTGAAAGCCGATCATCATCTTGATGG GAATCATGTAGTCTTTGGGAAGCTTGTACATGGGCGTGATGTATTAAGGAAAATTGGAGAAATGGGTGATGAAGAAGGGCATCCAActgtaattattaaaatcattacATGTGGCGAATATAGTAAGG ATAGAAAGAGGGTATATAAATCAAAAATGGGAGAAACCAATAATTACGAAACTCGGAAGAAGGGAAAACATAAGAAATCTTCAAAAGACcgaaggaaaaggaaaagatacTACTCATCTGAATTTGGGAGCTCTTCAGATTGTGACACAGAATCTTTACGATCAGAG GAACTTTGGCAAATGGTTTCAGCAATGTTTGAAGACCAACGGGAAGAGTCATCCGAAGCTTATAATCAAGTAAGACTGGCGATaggaaaaaataagaaatcttcaaaagagagaaggaaatggAGAAAATACTACTCATCTGAATCTTCAGAAGCCgagataaataaatcaaaaatggGAAATAATGGATTTTCTGAGGAGATAAATAAACCAGAAATGGAAACGGATGGGTTTTCTGCGGCACATCATGGGACATTGGATAAGGGAAAACGTTTAAAATACGCAGAAGAGGACCGGGAATGGATAGAAATCTTCTCAGAAAGCTCTTCAGATTATTACAATAAAGTTTCCGCTGACTCAGATATGTCCTCATCATCCGGCATATATTCTTAA
- the LOC106776182 gene encoding peptidyl-prolyl cis-trans isomerase CYP95 isoform X3 translates to MYRRKRYQSKYWKTTSLQGFFLPSDNKRFYCEGTGGESIYGSEFPDESPVLKHDAPGLLSMAIANRDTLGSHFIITLKADHHLDGNHVVFGKLVHGRDVLRKIGEMGDEEGHPTVIIKIITCGEYSKDRKRVYKSKMGETNNYETRKKGKHKKSSKDRRKRKRYYSSEFGSSSDCDTESLRSEELWQMVSAMFEDQREESSEAYNQVRLAIGKNKKSSKERRKWRKYYSSESSEAEINKSKMGNNGFSEEINKPEMETDGFSAAHHGTLDKGKRLKYAEEDREWIEIFSESSSDYYNKVSADSDMSSSSGIYS, encoded by the exons ATGTACAg GAGAAAAAGGTATCAGTCAAAATACTGGAAAACCACTTCACTACAAGGGTTCTTTCTTCCATCAGATAATAAAAGGTTCTATTGTGAAG GGACAGGTGGAGAAAGTATATATGGTTCAGAGTTCCCGG ATGAGTCACCTGTGCTGAAGCATGATGCTCCAGGCCTTCTATCAATGGCAATTGCAAACCGTGACACTCTTGGTTCTCATTTTATTATCACCTTGAAAGCCGATCATCATCTTGATGG GAATCATGTAGTCTTTGGGAAGCTTGTACATGGGCGTGATGTATTAAGGAAAATTGGAGAAATGGGTGATGAAGAAGGGCATCCAActgtaattattaaaatcattacATGTGGCGAATATAGTAAGG ATAGAAAGAGGGTATATAAATCAAAAATGGGAGAAACCAATAATTACGAAACTCGGAAGAAGGGAAAACATAAGAAATCTTCAAAAGACcgaaggaaaaggaaaagatacTACTCATCTGAATTTGGGAGCTCTTCAGATTGTGACACAGAATCTTTACGATCAGAG GAACTTTGGCAAATGGTTTCAGCAATGTTTGAAGACCAACGGGAAGAGTCATCCGAAGCTTATAATCAAGTAAGACTGGCGATaggaaaaaataagaaatcttcaaaagagagaaggaaatggAGAAAATACTACTCATCTGAATCTTCAGAAGCCgagataaataaatcaaaaatggGAAATAATGGATTTTCTGAGGAGATAAATAAACCAGAAATGGAAACGGATGGGTTTTCTGCGGCACATCATGGGACATTGGATAAGGGAAAACGTTTAAAATACGCAGAAGAGGACCGGGAATGGATAGAAATCTTCTCAGAAAGCTCTTCAGATTATTACAATAAAGTTTCCGCTGACTCAGATATGTCCTCATCATCCGGCATATATTCTTAA